A genomic region of Candidatus Pseudomonas phytovorans contains the following coding sequences:
- a CDS encoding YhdP family protein, with product MAMGRLTRVLVALTRWGLGVCALLAVLVALYVSLGRELVPLVAEYRADVERKAEQALGLPVHVGALEGRWSGLAPVLRVRDLQLGEGATALRLDDVRVVPDLWASLRTREVRLARIQLGGLQLILRENEQGAWHLEGLPKQDDAPLDPAELLQRLGQLGRIDVFDSQVTLHPWQRDPLTLTYVRAGLQAGASRQAVELSATLPDGQPLALNLRSRASAQAWRDGQVDAYLSLPQSDWARWLPPRVLGQWHADVLRAGGEFWVDWREGQLQQAVVRLNAPELQGNYVGRKAATLNNLALGAWFQRRGQGFDVVVDSLAMDIGKTRWESHLQLQQRPGENAADESWKVQADRLNLTPLTPLIDALAPLPDNVMAVVDGLKVTGALRNVRLEARPKAEGDQRLQFEANLEKVGFDAYHSAPAAGNVSGSISGDLGHGELRLDTDAFMLHLYPIFAKPWHYQKANARLTWALDKEGFTLIAPYLKVLGEEGRIAGDFLIRLLFEEGREDYMDLRVGLTEGDGRYTAKYLPEVLSPALDEWLRSAIVKGTVDEGYFQYQGSLNHGAAPEARSISLFFKVRDAALDFQPGWPQVQHVDGDVLIEDSGVRIKAQRGVLLDTKVSDVSVDIPHVEGDQHSRLYLDGDFDGSLGDGLKILKEAPIGTGEIFAGWEGEGPLKGKVKLDIPLAHGERPKVRVDFTTRDARLKVAPPSLELSRLKGDFSFDFDKGLSGKDISLQAFGKPVTAQITAEGQPGQMQTRIDANGQASLKALTDWLQFKQALPASGDLPYQLQLSLGSRENRLSVNSTLKGLAIDLPAPFGKAAADSRDSRFSMNLQGQERRFDAAYTDLARFAYAAPADKLTQGRGELLLGAGDAQPPAGQGLRVRGRLASLDLAPWQEQAARLAGDDPGGSARQNLQSVDLSIGQLKAFGMDLNQAVVRMARGGAAWDLRLDSKEVIGNARVPDAKGAPMVVRMQTLRLPAADPAQAQAEDGPDPLASFDPRKVPALDLNIDKLYRGDDLFGSAAIKLRPTARGVTASDIDLDFKGLRIDGGGGWEGVPGSTSSWYKGRLDGKNLADVLKAWGFAPTVTSRDFRLDVDGRWPGSPAAVGLKRFSGSMDAALRTGQFVEVEGSAQALRVFGLLNFNSIGRRLRLDFSDLFDKGLAYDRVKGLLVASDGVYVTREPITMTGPSSSFELEGTLDMVRDRVDANLQVSLPVTNNLPLAALIVGAPAIGGALFLVDRLIGDRVSRFASVHYRVEGPWKEPRITFVKPFEKSR from the coding sequence ATGGCCATGGGACGTCTGACTCGCGTTCTTGTCGCCTTGACCCGCTGGGGGCTGGGCGTTTGCGCCCTGCTGGCGGTATTGGTGGCGCTGTATGTCAGCCTCGGCCGCGAGTTGGTGCCGCTGGTGGCCGAGTACCGCGCCGATGTGGAGCGCAAGGCAGAGCAGGCGCTGGGCTTGCCGGTGCATGTCGGGGCCCTTGAAGGGCGCTGGAGCGGGCTGGCACCGGTGCTGCGGGTACGTGACCTGCAACTTGGTGAAGGTGCAACGGCGCTACGGCTGGACGACGTCAGGGTGGTTCCCGATCTCTGGGCCAGCCTCCGTACCCGCGAAGTGCGCCTGGCGCGTATCCAGTTGGGCGGCCTGCAACTGATCCTGCGCGAGAACGAGCAGGGTGCCTGGCACCTTGAAGGCTTGCCAAAGCAGGACGATGCGCCACTTGACCCTGCCGAACTGTTGCAGCGCCTGGGTCAGCTGGGCCGCATCGATGTGTTCGACAGCCAGGTCACTTTGCACCCGTGGCAGCGTGACCCGCTTACCCTGACGTATGTCCGCGCTGGCCTGCAGGCAGGCGCTTCGCGCCAAGCGGTGGAGCTGAGTGCGACCCTGCCCGATGGCCAGCCACTGGCGCTGAACCTGCGTAGCCGTGCGTCGGCGCAGGCCTGGCGAGATGGCCAGGTTGATGCCTATCTGAGCCTGCCGCAAAGTGACTGGGCGCGATGGTTGCCGCCACGCGTGCTGGGCCAGTGGCATGCCGACGTGCTGCGAGCAGGCGGTGAGTTCTGGGTCGATTGGCGCGAAGGGCAATTGCAGCAGGCTGTGGTGCGGCTCAACGCACCTGAGCTGCAGGGCAACTATGTGGGGCGCAAGGCCGCGACACTGAACAACCTGGCCTTGGGTGCCTGGTTCCAGCGACGGGGCCAAGGCTTTGATGTGGTGGTCGACTCGCTGGCCATGGACATCGGCAAGACCCGCTGGGAATCGCACCTGCAGCTGCAGCAGCGCCCCGGCGAAAATGCTGCCGATGAAAGCTGGAAGGTGCAGGCCGACCGGCTCAACCTTACCCCCCTGACCCCGTTGATCGATGCCCTGGCACCGCTGCCTGACAATGTCATGGCCGTGGTCGATGGCTTGAAGGTAACCGGCGCGTTGCGCAATGTACGGTTGGAGGCTCGGCCCAAGGCCGAGGGTGACCAGCGCCTGCAGTTCGAAGCCAACCTGGAAAAGGTCGGTTTCGATGCATACCACAGTGCCCCGGCTGCCGGTAACGTCAGCGGCAGCATCAGCGGTGACCTGGGTCATGGAGAGCTGCGCCTGGATACCGATGCGTTCATGCTGCATCTGTACCCGATCTTTGCCAAACCCTGGCACTACCAGAAAGCCAACGCGCGCCTGACCTGGGCGCTGGACAAGGAAGGCTTCACCCTCATTGCCCCTTACCTCAAGGTGCTGGGCGAGGAGGGCAGGATTGCCGGTGATTTCCTTATTCGCCTGTTGTTCGAGGAAGGCCGCGAGGACTACATGGACCTGCGTGTCGGCCTGACCGAGGGCGATGGCCGGTACACCGCCAAGTACCTGCCCGAGGTGCTCAGCCCGGCTCTCGACGAATGGCTGCGCAGCGCCATCGTCAAAGGCACAGTGGATGAGGGCTACTTCCAGTATCAGGGCTCGCTGAACCATGGCGCCGCGCCCGAGGCACGCAGCATCAGCCTGTTTTTCAAGGTGCGGGACGCGGCCCTGGACTTCCAGCCTGGCTGGCCGCAGGTGCAGCACGTGGATGGTGATGTGTTGATCGAGGACAGCGGCGTGCGCATCAAGGCGCAGCGTGGCGTGTTGCTCGACACCAAGGTCAGCGACGTAAGCGTAGACATCCCGCATGTCGAGGGTGACCAGCACAGCCGACTTTACCTGGATGGCGATTTCGATGGCAGCCTGGGCGATGGCCTGAAAATACTCAAGGAAGCGCCGATCGGCACGGGCGAGATCTTCGCCGGGTGGGAGGGCGAAGGGCCGTTGAAGGGCAAGGTCAAGCTCGACATCCCGCTGGCCCACGGAGAGCGACCGAAAGTACGGGTAGACTTCACCACCCGCGATGCGCGCCTGAAAGTGGCCCCGCCGAGCCTGGAGTTGAGCCGTTTGAAGGGTGATTTCAGCTTCGACTTTGACAAGGGCCTGAGTGGCAAAGACATCAGCCTGCAGGCATTCGGCAAGCCGGTGACGGCGCAAATTACCGCCGAAGGCCAGCCGGGGCAGATGCAGACGCGCATCGACGCCAATGGTCAGGCATCGCTCAAGGCACTGACCGACTGGCTGCAGTTCAAGCAGGCTTTGCCAGCGTCTGGCGACTTGCCTTACCAGTTGCAGCTCAGCCTGGGTAGCCGGGAAAACCGGCTGAGCGTCAACTCGACCCTCAAGGGCCTGGCCATTGACCTGCCGGCGCCGTTCGGCAAAGCAGCTGCAGACAGCCGTGACAGCCGTTTCAGCATGAACCTGCAGGGCCAGGAGCGGCGTTTCGATGCCGCGTATACCGACCTTGCACGCTTTGCCTACGCTGCACCGGCTGACAAGCTGACCCAGGGCCGTGGTGAATTGCTGTTGGGCGCCGGTGACGCCCAACCGCCCGCTGGCCAGGGCTTGCGGGTGCGCGGGCGCCTGGCGTCGCTGGACCTGGCACCCTGGCAGGAACAGGCGGCCCGCCTTGCTGGCGACGACCCGGGAGGCAGCGCGCGACAGAACCTGCAAAGCGTCGACCTGAGCATTGGTCAGCTGAAAGCCTTCGGCATGGACCTGAACCAGGCCGTGGTACGCATGGCCCGTGGTGGCGCGGCCTGGGACCTGCGGCTGGACAGCAAGGAAGTGATTGGCAACGCCCGAGTGCCGGATGCCAAAGGTGCGCCCATGGTCGTGCGTATGCAGACCCTGCGGCTACCGGCAGCCGACCCTGCCCAGGCTCAGGCTGAAGATGGCCCGGACCCGTTGGCCTCGTTCGATCCGCGCAAGGTACCTGCGCTGGACCTGAACATCGACAAGCTCTACCGCGGCGACGACCTGTTTGGCAGTGCGGCGATCAAATTGCGACCGACAGCGCGTGGTGTGACCGCCAGCGATATCGACCTCGACTTCAAAGGGCTGCGCATTGACGGCGGTGGTGGCTGGGAGGGCGTGCCGGGCAGCACCAGTAGTTGGTACAAGGGGCGCCTGGACGGCAAGAACCTGGCAGATGTGCTCAAAGCCTGGGGCTTTGCCCCGACCGTGACCAGTCGTGACTTCCGCCTGGATGTGGACGGCCGTTGGCCAGGTTCGCCCGCAGCGGTAGGCTTGAAGCGTTTTTCTGGCAGCATGGACGCGGCGCTGCGCACCGGCCAGTTCGTCGAAGTTGAAGGCAGCGCTCAGGCGCTGCGCGTGTTCGGCCTGCTCAACTTCAACTCCATTGGCCGGCGCCTGCGGCTGGACTTCTCCGACCTGTTCGACAAGGGCCTGGCCTATGACCGGGTCAAAGGCTTGCTGGTGGCCAGCGATGGCGTGTACGTGACCCGTGAGCCGATCACCATGACCGGCCCTTCGAGCAGTTTCGAGCTGGAAGGCACCCTGGACATGGTGCGCGACCGGGTCGATGCCAACCTGCAGGTGAGCCTGCCCGTGACCAACAACCTGCCACTGGCCGCGCTGATTGTCGGCGCCCCGGCTATCGGCGGCGCACTTTTCCTGGTCGACCGCTTGATCGGTGACCGCGTGTCGCGCTTTGCCAGCGTGCACTACCGTGTCGAAGGGCCGTGGAAAGAGCCTAGAATCACATTTGTGAAACCTTTCGAGAAATCCCGCTAG
- the rng gene encoding ribonuclease G yields MSEEILINITPMESRVAVVENGVLQEVHVERTQRRGIVGNIYKGKVVRVLPGMQAAFVDIGLERAAFIHASEISQREGSAVETITALVHEGQALVVQVTKDPIGSKGARLTTQLSIPSRYLVYMPRSSHVGISLKIEDEAERDRLKQVVSNCMDSENIKDAGGFILRTAAEGARAEEILQDIRYLRRLWEQIGSQIKTCGAPMVIYEDLGLALRTLRDLVNPKIEKIRIDSRETFQKTTQFVGELMPEIADRLEHYPGERPIFDLYGVEDEIQRALERKVPLKSGGYLVVDPAEAMTTIDVNTGAFVGHRNLEETIFKTNLEAATAIARQLRLRNIGGIIIIDFIDMEDEEHQRQVLRTLEKQLERDHAKTNIIGITELGLVQMTRKRTRESLEQVLCEPCLGCQGRGKLKTPETICYEIFREILREARAYQAEGYRVLANQKVVDRLLDEESGNVAELEAFIGRTIRFQVESMYSQEQYDVVLL; encoded by the coding sequence ATGAGTGAAGAGATCCTGATCAACATCACCCCGATGGAGTCACGTGTGGCGGTGGTGGAAAACGGGGTACTGCAGGAAGTGCACGTCGAGCGCACCCAGCGCCGTGGCATCGTCGGCAATATCTACAAGGGCAAGGTGGTGCGTGTCCTGCCGGGCATGCAGGCGGCCTTCGTCGACATCGGCCTGGAGCGTGCTGCGTTCATCCATGCGTCGGAAATTTCCCAGCGTGAAGGCTCGGCAGTCGAGACCATCACGGCATTGGTGCACGAAGGCCAGGCCCTTGTGGTGCAGGTGACCAAGGATCCGATCGGCAGCAAAGGTGCACGCCTGACCACCCAGCTGTCGATCCCGTCGCGCTACCTGGTGTATATGCCGCGCAGCAGCCATGTCGGCATTTCGCTGAAGATCGAAGACGAAGCCGAGCGTGACCGCCTCAAACAGGTGGTCAGCAACTGCATGGACAGCGAAAACATCAAGGATGCCGGTGGCTTCATCCTGCGCACCGCCGCTGAAGGCGCACGTGCTGAAGAGATCTTGCAGGATATCCGTTACCTGCGCCGCCTGTGGGAGCAGATTGGCTCCCAGATCAAAACCTGTGGCGCGCCCATGGTCATCTACGAGGATCTGGGCCTGGCCCTGCGTACCCTGCGTGACCTGGTCAATCCGAAAATCGAGAAAATCCGCATCGACTCGCGTGAAACCTTCCAGAAGACCACGCAGTTCGTCGGTGAATTGATGCCGGAGATCGCTGACCGCCTCGAACATTACCCGGGCGAACGACCCATTTTTGACCTGTACGGTGTCGAAGACGAAATCCAGCGCGCCCTGGAGCGCAAGGTGCCGCTGAAGTCCGGTGGCTACCTGGTGGTCGACCCGGCCGAAGCGATGACCACCATTGACGTGAACACCGGTGCATTCGTCGGCCATCGCAACCTTGAAGAGACCATCTTCAAGACCAACCTGGAGGCCGCCACGGCCATCGCCCGGCAACTGCGCCTGCGCAATATCGGCGGCATCATCATCATCGACTTCATCGACATGGAAGATGAAGAGCACCAGCGCCAGGTGCTGCGCACCCTGGAAAAACAGCTGGAACGGGATCACGCAAAAACCAACATCATCGGCATCACCGAACTGGGCCTGGTGCAGATGACCCGCAAGCGCACCCGTGAAAGCCTGGAGCAGGTGTTGTGCGAGCCGTGCCTGGGCTGCCAGGGCCGTGGCAAGCTGAAAACCCCCGAGACCATCTGTTACGAAATCTTCCGCGAGATCCTGCGCGAAGCCCGTGCCTATCAGGCCGAGGGCTACCGTGTGCTGGCCAACCAGAAGGTGGTCGACCGTCTGCTGGATGAGGAGTCCGGTAACGTGGCAGAACTGGAGGCCTTTATCGGTCGAACCATTCGCTTCCAGGTCGAGTCGATGTATTCGCAGGAACAATACGACGTGGTGCTGCTCTGA
- a CDS encoding Maf family protein, whose product MNPLYLASGSPRRRELLTQIGVPFSVVSAPIDETPLPDESAQAYVERLARAKAAAGLANLRDLVQGLRGHARSHRDGAVPVGAGVPAKAPKGPAVVLGADTAVVLDGRILGKPENRDHALAMLADLSGREHQVLTAVALDDGLGVRSLCVTSNVRFRVISTDEAQRYWASGEPVDKAGGYAIQGLGAVFVTGLSGSYSAVVGLPLSETAELLGTFGIACWQSPVHAPEVTKP is encoded by the coding sequence ATGAACCCGCTGTACCTGGCCTCTGGCTCGCCCCGCCGTCGTGAACTGTTGACCCAGATCGGTGTGCCGTTCAGTGTCGTCAGCGCCCCCATCGATGAAACCCCGTTGCCCGACGAAAGCGCCCAGGCCTACGTCGAACGCCTGGCCCGGGCCAAGGCTGCCGCTGGCCTGGCCAACCTGAGAGATCTGGTGCAGGGCCTTCGCGGGCACGCCCGCTCCCACAGGGACGGCGCTGTACCTGTGGGAGCGGGCGTGCCCGCGAAGGCCCCAAAGGGGCCCGCTGTTGTGCTGGGGGCAGACACTGCCGTGGTGCTCGATGGGCGTATCCTCGGTAAACCGGAAAACCGCGATCATGCCCTGGCCATGCTGGCTGACCTGTCGGGTCGTGAGCATCAGGTACTGACCGCCGTGGCCCTCGATGACGGCCTGGGCGTGCGCAGCTTGTGCGTTACCAGCAACGTGCGCTTTCGGGTCATCAGCACCGATGAAGCACAACGCTACTGGGCCAGCGGCGAGCCTGTGGACAAGGCCGGTGGCTACGCCATCCAGGGCCTGGGCGCAGTGTTCGTCACCGGCCTCTCAGGCAGTTATTCGGCCGTGGTAGGCCTGCCCCTCAGTGAGACTGCCGAGTTGCTAGGCACGTTCGGTATCGCCTGTTGGCAATCGCCCGTGCATGCGCCAGAGGTAACAAAGCCGTAG
- the mreD gene encoding rod shape-determining protein MreD, whose amino-acid sequence MAASRRNNGWVIWLTFAIGLLLSVSPMPQFMEVFRPMWLALLVSFWTLAVPGKVGMTTAFVLGLAEDVLYGTLLGQNALILTLITFLVLSLQQRLRMFPMWQQSLVILVIFGIAQLIQLWLSALTGNRLPTLALVWSAVISALLWPWISFALRDLRRRLRIN is encoded by the coding sequence ATGGCTGCTTCACGCCGCAACAACGGCTGGGTCATCTGGCTGACTTTCGCCATCGGCCTGCTGCTCAGCGTCTCGCCCATGCCGCAGTTCATGGAAGTGTTCCGGCCCATGTGGCTGGCGTTGCTGGTGTCGTTCTGGACCCTGGCGGTGCCGGGCAAGGTCGGCATGACCACGGCGTTCGTGCTGGGCCTGGCTGAGGATGTGCTGTATGGCACCCTGCTTGGGCAGAACGCGTTGATCCTTACGCTCATCACCTTCCTGGTGCTGTCGTTGCAGCAGCGTTTGCGCATGTTCCCCATGTGGCAGCAAAGCCTCGTCATCCTGGTGATCTTCGGCATCGCCCAGCTCATCCAGCTGTGGCTCAGCGCGCTGACCGGCAACCGCCTGCCTACCCTGGCGCTGGTCTGGTCGGCAGTCATCAGTGCCTTGCTCTGGCCGTGGATCAGTTTCGCCCTGCGCGACCTGCGCCGACGCTTGCGCATCAACTGA
- the mreC gene encoding rod shape-determining protein MreC translates to MKPLFSKGPSLGVRLLVLVVMSVALMVVDARFDVLKPVRSQMGLVLMESYWITDLPQRAWQGVAGQFGSRTELIAENEKLKTEGLLLQGRLQKLAALTEQNVRLRELLNSSALVNEKVEVAELIGVDPNPFTHRILINKGERDGVFLGQPVLDARGLMGQVVELMPYTSRVLLLTDTTHSIPVQVNRNGLRAIASGTGNPERLELRHVADTADVKEGDLLVSSGMGQRFPAGYPVATVNEVIHDSGQPFAIVRAIPTAALNRSRYMLLVFSDRRTPEQRATDAAIAQEEADRKGTSGPVQPASPGEQGTPASNTPVAPATSAAPAAQPAAPAATPATPAAAPAAPAQTRRQ, encoded by the coding sequence TCGACGTGCTCAAACCCGTGCGCAGCCAGATGGGCCTGGTGCTGATGGAGTCGTACTGGATCACCGACCTGCCGCAGCGTGCCTGGCAAGGTGTGGCCGGCCAGTTCGGCAGCCGCACCGAATTGATCGCCGAAAACGAAAAGCTCAAGACCGAAGGTCTGCTGTTGCAGGGGCGCCTGCAAAAACTGGCGGCCCTGACCGAGCAGAACGTCCGGCTGCGTGAATTGCTCAATTCTTCGGCGCTGGTCAACGAAAAGGTCGAAGTGGCCGAGCTGATCGGTGTCGACCCCAACCCGTTTACCCACCGCATCCTGATCAACAAGGGCGAGCGCGACGGTGTGTTCCTTGGCCAGCCGGTGCTCGATGCGCGGGGCCTTATGGGTCAGGTGGTCGAGCTGATGCCCTACACCTCGCGGGTGCTGCTGCTGACCGATACCACCCATAGCATTCCGGTGCAGGTCAACCGCAACGGCCTGCGCGCCATCGCCAGCGGCACCGGCAACCCGGAGCGCCTTGAACTGCGCCATGTGGCCGATACCGCCGATGTGAAGGAGGGCGACCTGCTGGTCAGCTCCGGCATGGGCCAGCGGTTCCCGGCCGGTTACCCGGTGGCCACGGTCAACGAGGTGATCCACGATTCCGGGCAGCCGTTCGCCATCGTGCGCGCCATCCCCACCGCCGCGCTCAATCGCAGCCGTTACATGCTGCTGGTATTCAGCGACCGGCGTACCCCGGAGCAGCGCGCCACCGACGCCGCCATCGCCCAGGAAGAGGCTGACCGCAAGGGCACCTCGGGCCCTGTGCAGCCGGCGAGTCCAGGCGAGCAGGGCACACCTGCCAGCAATACGCCTGTGGCGCCAGCCACATCCGCAGCGCCGGCCGCCCAGCCTGCAGCCCCGGCAGCTACTCCTGCCACGCCTGCCGCAGCGCCTGCCGCACCCGCTCAAACCCGGAGACAATGA